The segment TTGGGGTCTTGCTCGTCTACTTGACGCATTTCTAAGCGTGCAACCCGTGCGTTTTCTCCTATGTACAATGCGGGGAATGTAGGAAAAAAATCGTTAATTCTGCCGAAGTTAAATCTACCACCAACGGCGCTAATTCGGCTTCCTGCTGATGAAAGTGGTCTATCATTATATTGCGTTAGTACGCACCTATAGTGATTTTCGAATTCAAATTTTGAGGTTTTTTTGCAAAGAGCTTCAGTTATTTGAACAGATCGCTTAGCGCGTTCCGCAGCATAATAATAGTATTCATCCAAATAGTAAGCTTGAAGACGGGCTTCTGTTTCTTTATAGAGGTCGATATCTGCGGCACTTAACCGATCTAATAATAACTTACCTTGCTCGAAGCCCGTTTGCTTTTTGTCGGTTTGTAACTTTGGAAGATATGAAGGGCGTACTGGAGGCTTTCTCTTAATATAAGGCGGAGCTTTCTTTGCCATATATTTAGTTATGGATTG is part of the Bdellovibrionales bacterium genome and harbors:
- a CDS encoding RES family NAD+ phosphorylase; this translates as MAKKAPPYIKRKPPVRPSYLPKLQTDKKQTGFEQGKLLLDRLSAADIDLYKETEARLQAYYLDEYYYYAAERAKRSVQITEALCKKTSKFEFENHYRCVLTQYNDRPLSSAGSRISAVGGRFNFGRINDFFPTFPALYIGENARVARLEMRQVDEQDPKQISFEDFKGVSISDYRVNGVLNNILDITVTDNLKPFLKVISRIEASPTLNDEAIRAGLNRTNPVSTMRELTNALLHPNWRLSITRFSIPSNSQSFGNLVKAAKIEAIRYQSKFRTGTCIAIFPENLGPGSYVSLSDKAASNVILTLNSDSYPNLI